A window of the Phragmites australis chromosome 20, lpPhrAust1.1, whole genome shotgun sequence genome harbors these coding sequences:
- the LOC133901931 gene encoding uncharacterized protein At2g39795, mitochondrial-like, protein MARALLRRALSLSAAAATPRVATFTTSSSSSAVAPLRSPLDDRLLRLLRSEISYLSDRRPPYPPPRSFKSFAVEDRPGEQWVRLRSSRAGAEEVKVEATMFDGATEPPPDDAPLFRRVESLERGPRLHLSLIVEVTRGDRVLGFICSAWPDDLAVCSVLTLKGGGGDGDGGRGGRNFDKMKAGERDAVRQFLKEREVDDELAEFLHDYMANKEKMELLRWLKTVESFIDK, encoded by the exons ATGGCGCgcgccctcctccgccgcgcgctttccctctccgccgccgccgcaaccCCCCGAGTCGCCACCTtcaccacctcttcctcctcctccgccgtcgCGCCGCTTCGCTCCCCCCTCGACGACCGCCTCCTCCGTCTCCTCCGCTCCGAGATCTCCTACCTCTCCGACCGCCGCCCTCCCTACCCG CCGCCGAGGAGCTTCAAGTCGTTCGCGGTGGAGGACCGTCCGGGGGAGCAGTGGGTGCGCCTCCGCTCCTCCCGCGCCGGAGCCGAGGAGGTCAAGGTCGAGGCCACCATGTTCGACGGCGCCACGGAGCCGCCCCCGGACGATGCGCCCCTCTTCCGCCGCGTCGAGTCGCTCGAGCGTGGGCCGCGCCTCCACCTCAGCCTCATCGTCGAGGTCACCCGTGGCGACCGCGTCCTCGGCTTCATCTGCTCCGCCTGGCCCGACGACCTCGCCGTCTGCAGCGTGCTTACCctcaagggcggcggcggcgatggcgatggcggcCGTGGTGGACGCAACTTCGA CAAGATGAAGGCTGGGGAGAGGGATGCGGTGAGGCAGTTCTtgaaggagagggaggtggaCGACGAGCTCGCCGAGTTCTTGCATGATTACATGGCGAACAAGGAGAAGATGGAGCTGCTCCGGTGGTTGAAGACAGTCGAATCATTCATCGACAAGTAG
- the LOC133901930 gene encoding uncharacterized protein LOC133901930 isoform X2: MGYTYTPTYYSGLQDTIASLCKSFLPFPFRGGRRLTADQAAARRHAEQLKWQQESFHRILHLSGLHREGIVPASDVAAFRASMLATLVAPPAHPDQPAVLRDKLLFLQELLYSKCISAAEYNSSKAPLVQRLAALGVVVECPDAEGSAEEWSEIDLRDPPPPDAAAGDKPKHKAFITPWKSRSKKEQDANSNASRPPLAQVDQNHPKNASVLMAESSLSEAVSSGKPEKGKRRHLAAMFHSSGNGSENKEPAGEEGADDKETVKGKKKSSWGFDGLKKWKKTAGGGNEEVPEHTPAAPPRSSHSECRLEASPMAASGPDAKRAKKKLHPATGDDSASELLHDKVLVENTKKELSRIRAKLSSTNRNLNFSAWCEQHGDGVVTAAKKGFKEHVEEMEKQRDIAGGEGWATFEDINFDENFNPRASSRYQSDSVVKGKKVNESLTSSFTNPFYDEKNPFLSTIYN; the protein is encoded by the exons ATGGGGTACACGTACACGCCGACCTACTACTCGGGCCTGCAGGACACCATCGCGTCGCTGTGCAAGTCCTTCCTGCCCTTCCCCTTCCGGGGCGGCCGCCGCCTCACCGCCGATCAGGCCGCCGCGCGCCGCCACGCCGAGCAGCTCAAGTGGCAGCAGGAGTCCTTCCACCGCATCCTCCACCTCTCCGGGCTCCACCGCGAGGGCATCGTCCCGGCCTCCGACGTCGCCGCCTTCCGCGCCTCCATGCTCGCCACGCTCGTCGCGCCGCCGGCGCACCCCGACCAGCCCGCTGTCCTCCGCGACAAGCTCCTCTTTCTCCAGGAGCTCCTCTACTCCAAGTGCATTTCCGCGGCGGAGTACAACTCCTCCAAGGCGCCCCTCGTGCAGCGCCTCGCTGCGCTCGGCGTCGTGGTCGAGTGCCCTGACGCGGAGGGCTCGGCTGAGGAGTGGTCGGAGATCGACCTCCGGGACCCGCCTCCTCCCGATGCAGCGGCCGGAGACAAGCCAAAGCACAAGGCCTTCATCACGCCGTGGAAGAGCAGATCCAAGAAGGAGCAGGACGCGAACAGCAACGCATCAAGGCCGCCGCTAGCGCAAGTGGACCAAAACCACCCCAAGAACGCTTCAGTCCTCATGGCCGAGAGCTCGCTATCGGAGGCGGTGTCCTCCGGGAAGCCCGAGAAGGGGAAGAGGAGGCACCTGGCGGCCATGTTCCACAGCAGCGGCAATGGCAGCGAGAACAAGGAACCCGCGGGGGAGGAAGGGGCTGATGACAAGGAGACGGTgaaaggcaagaagaagagttCTTGGGGGTTCGATGGGCTCAAGAAGTGGAAGAAGACAGCTGGTGGCGGCAATGAGGAGGTGCCTGAGCACACCCCGGCTGCGCCGCCACGGTCTTCGCACAGCGAGTGCCGGCTTGAGGCGAGCCCCATGGCTGCCTCCGGCCCGGACGCGAAGAGGGCCAAGAAGAAGCTGCATCCGGCCACGGGTGATGACTCTGCTTCCGAGTTGTTGCATGACAAG GTTCTGGTGGAGAACACAAAGAAAGAGCTTTCAAGGATTCGGGCTAAGCTATCATCTACAAATCGGAATCTGAACTTCTC GGCATGGTGTGAACAGCATGGAGACGGCGTGGTCACCGCCGCGAAGAAAGGGTTCAAGGAACACGTCGAAGAGATGGAGAAGCAGAGGGacatcgccggcggcgagggctGGGCTACTTTTGAAGACATCAACTTTGACGAGAACTTCAATCCCAGGGCCTCCTCTAGATATCAGTCAGATTCAGTGGTGAAGGGGAAGAAAGTCAATGAAAGCCTCACTAGCAGTTTCACGAACCCCTTCTATGACGAGAAGAACCCGTTCTTGAGCACAATCTACAACTGA
- the LOC133901930 gene encoding uncharacterized protein LOC133901930 isoform X1 has product MGYTYTPTYYSGLQDTIASLCKSFLPFPFRGGRRLTADQAAARRHAEQLKWQQESFHRILHLSGLHREGIVPASDVAAFRASMLATLVAPPAHPDQPAVLRDKLLFLQELLYSKCISAAEYNSSKAPLVQRLAALGVVVECPDAEGSAEEWSEIDLRDPPPPDAAAGDKPKHKAFITPWKSRSKKEQDANSNASRPPLAQVDQNHPKNASVLMAESSLSEAVSSGKPEKGKRRHLAAMFHSSGNGSENKEPAGEEGADDKETVKGKKKSSWGFDGLKKWKKTAGGGNEEVPEHTPAAPPRSSHSECRLEASPMAASGPDAKRAKKKLHPATGDDSASELLHDKVLVENTKKELSRIRAKLSSTNRNLNFSDQHIEAISTKLPVDKAWCEQHGDGVVTAAKKGFKEHVEEMEKQRDIAGGEGWATFEDINFDENFNPRASSRYQSDSVVKGKKVNESLTSSFTNPFYDEKNPFLSTIYN; this is encoded by the exons ATGGGGTACACGTACACGCCGACCTACTACTCGGGCCTGCAGGACACCATCGCGTCGCTGTGCAAGTCCTTCCTGCCCTTCCCCTTCCGGGGCGGCCGCCGCCTCACCGCCGATCAGGCCGCCGCGCGCCGCCACGCCGAGCAGCTCAAGTGGCAGCAGGAGTCCTTCCACCGCATCCTCCACCTCTCCGGGCTCCACCGCGAGGGCATCGTCCCGGCCTCCGACGTCGCCGCCTTCCGCGCCTCCATGCTCGCCACGCTCGTCGCGCCGCCGGCGCACCCCGACCAGCCCGCTGTCCTCCGCGACAAGCTCCTCTTTCTCCAGGAGCTCCTCTACTCCAAGTGCATTTCCGCGGCGGAGTACAACTCCTCCAAGGCGCCCCTCGTGCAGCGCCTCGCTGCGCTCGGCGTCGTGGTCGAGTGCCCTGACGCGGAGGGCTCGGCTGAGGAGTGGTCGGAGATCGACCTCCGGGACCCGCCTCCTCCCGATGCAGCGGCCGGAGACAAGCCAAAGCACAAGGCCTTCATCACGCCGTGGAAGAGCAGATCCAAGAAGGAGCAGGACGCGAACAGCAACGCATCAAGGCCGCCGCTAGCGCAAGTGGACCAAAACCACCCCAAGAACGCTTCAGTCCTCATGGCCGAGAGCTCGCTATCGGAGGCGGTGTCCTCCGGGAAGCCCGAGAAGGGGAAGAGGAGGCACCTGGCGGCCATGTTCCACAGCAGCGGCAATGGCAGCGAGAACAAGGAACCCGCGGGGGAGGAAGGGGCTGATGACAAGGAGACGGTgaaaggcaagaagaagagttCTTGGGGGTTCGATGGGCTCAAGAAGTGGAAGAAGACAGCTGGTGGCGGCAATGAGGAGGTGCCTGAGCACACCCCGGCTGCGCCGCCACGGTCTTCGCACAGCGAGTGCCGGCTTGAGGCGAGCCCCATGGCTGCCTCCGGCCCGGACGCGAAGAGGGCCAAGAAGAAGCTGCATCCGGCCACGGGTGATGACTCTGCTTCCGAGTTGTTGCATGACAAG GTTCTGGTGGAGAACACAAAGAAAGAGCTTTCAAGGATTCGGGCTAAGCTATCATCTACAAATCGGAATCTGAACTTCTC GGATCAGCACATCGAGGCCATCTCAACAAAGCTTCCGGTGGACAA GGCATGGTGTGAACAGCATGGAGACGGCGTGGTCACCGCCGCGAAGAAAGGGTTCAAGGAACACGTCGAAGAGATGGAGAAGCAGAGGGacatcgccggcggcgagggctGGGCTACTTTTGAAGACATCAACTTTGACGAGAACTTCAATCCCAGGGCCTCCTCTAGATATCAGTCAGATTCAGTGGTGAAGGGGAAGAAAGTCAATGAAAGCCTCACTAGCAGTTTCACGAACCCCTTCTATGACGAGAAGAACCCGTTCTTGAGCACAATCTACAACTGA